A region of Paractinoplanes abujensis DNA encodes the following proteins:
- a CDS encoding LLM class flavin-dependent oxidoreductase has protein sequence MSRVGVMLPRDLPVDEVLSYAQRADELGFDELWVVEDLGFRGGVAQAGAVLARTSRITVGIGILPAGARNAAFAAMELATLAQLFPGRLIAGIGHGMPDWMRQVGAWPASPLTLLEEYTVAVRTLLRGEPGPAAGRYVAVEGVVIGEAPQVVPPVVLGVRGPRSIALAGRVSDGVLLAEPAAPPYVASSVRRMGTGLEVITYDAAVVGDDGRAARDLVRPGLAWIGEPDWAPHLVSMPFADDLARHRRAASGPEDFAATMPDEWVRELSLAGTADDVRAQIAARHAAGATSVVLIPAEPGRRDALTRLARVLDH, from the coding sequence ATGTCGCGTGTCGGGGTCATGCTGCCGCGGGATCTGCCGGTGGACGAGGTCCTGAGTTATGCCCAGCGGGCCGACGAGCTCGGCTTCGACGAGCTGTGGGTGGTCGAGGACCTCGGGTTCCGGGGCGGGGTGGCCCAGGCCGGCGCGGTGCTGGCCCGCACGTCGCGGATCACGGTGGGGATCGGGATCCTGCCCGCGGGCGCCCGGAACGCGGCGTTCGCGGCGATGGAGCTGGCGACCCTGGCCCAGCTGTTCCCGGGCCGGCTGATCGCGGGCATCGGGCACGGCATGCCGGACTGGATGCGGCAGGTCGGCGCGTGGCCGGCGAGCCCGCTGACGCTGCTCGAGGAGTACACGGTCGCGGTGCGCACGCTGCTGCGCGGGGAACCCGGGCCGGCGGCCGGACGGTACGTCGCCGTCGAGGGTGTCGTGATCGGCGAGGCGCCGCAGGTCGTGCCACCGGTCGTGCTGGGGGTGCGCGGCCCCAGGTCGATCGCGTTGGCCGGGCGGGTGTCCGACGGTGTGCTGCTGGCCGAGCCGGCCGCGCCGCCGTACGTCGCCTCCTCGGTGCGGAGGATGGGGACGGGCCTCGAAGTCATCACGTACGACGCGGCGGTGGTCGGCGACGACGGCCGGGCCGCCCGGGACCTGGTGCGCCCCGGCCTGGCCTGGATCGGGGAGCCGGACTGGGCGCCGCACCTGGTGTCCATGCCGTTCGCGGACGACCTCGCCCGGCATCGGCGGGCCGCGTCGGGCCCGGAGGATTTCGCGGCCACGATGCCCGACGAGTGGGTCCGCGAGCTTTCCCTGGCGGGAACGGCCGACGACGTACGGGCTCAGATCGCGGCCCGGCACGCCGCCGGCGCCACCAGCGTCGTGCTGATCCCGGCCGAGCCCGGCCGCCGCGATGCGCTGACCCGGCTGGCGCGGGTGCTCGATCACTGA
- a CDS encoding DUF1990 family protein: protein MSLTYAEVGATRDEPMPAGYGHVERDELIGHGRAAFDRAVDSLLDWRMHRAAGFRIVRGGQRAAEGADIVLRFFGMTVPCRVVYVVDEPDRRGFGYGTLPGHPERGEEAFLVVLTAGDEVRFRIRAFSRPATALARLGGPITRLGQRYATDRYVKALRRLTRSQ from the coding sequence ATGAGCCTCACGTACGCCGAGGTGGGCGCGACGCGCGACGAGCCGATGCCCGCCGGCTACGGCCACGTCGAGCGGGACGAACTGATCGGGCACGGGCGGGCGGCGTTCGACCGGGCTGTGGACAGCTTGCTCGACTGGCGTATGCACAGGGCGGCCGGGTTCCGGATCGTCCGCGGCGGGCAACGGGCCGCCGAGGGCGCGGATATCGTGCTGCGCTTCTTCGGCATGACGGTGCCGTGCCGGGTCGTCTACGTCGTGGACGAGCCGGACCGGCGGGGCTTCGGCTACGGCACCCTGCCCGGTCATCCCGAGCGCGGTGAGGAGGCGTTCCTCGTCGTCCTGACCGCCGGCGACGAGGTCCGCTTCCGGATCCGGGCCTTCAGCCGGCCGGCCACGGCGCTGGCCCGGCTCGGTGGGCCGATCACCCGGCTGGGCCAGCGCTACGCGACCGATCGTTACGTCAAGGCGTTGCGCCGGCTGACCCGGTCTCAGTGA
- a CDS encoding PrsW family intramembrane metalloprotease — translation MTLTGSPAKDAQLSAIDQSGWGAPYRLFQPHNAAFWVWLIGVGIGSVGIVKFFGAGFGTYRLAVTSGIVFFGIYLIPWLIFLRHQNRYTAQPGALLATGFAWGFCAAAFWIALPANTAMLEIWTKLLGPAGASTWGAGLTAPINEEWGKGLGLILLIGLAPRLVRSGYDGFIIGAFIGLGFQVSEDILYAYNNATATFGVGQVESSLYILALRGFVGITSHALFSAVFCAGVMWILGRAPGERHVGRGLAACLAAMVLHFAWDDAGGLFAWNDFLLLAAPYLLLMPLAIVVLLVVRRLASRTERMWMRELLAPEVEAGVVDNELLAAVSGLHKDRRHFRKLVRNRRRADLLIESAGDLAQEIAAAGGAETPRVAHARRELLRLRGAAA, via the coding sequence ATGACCCTGACCGGCTCGCCCGCCAAGGACGCCCAGCTCAGCGCCATCGACCAGTCGGGCTGGGGCGCGCCGTACCGGCTCTTCCAGCCGCACAACGCCGCGTTCTGGGTGTGGCTGATCGGCGTCGGCATCGGCTCCGTCGGCATCGTGAAGTTCTTCGGCGCCGGCTTCGGGACGTACCGGCTCGCCGTGACCAGCGGCATCGTGTTCTTCGGCATCTACCTGATCCCGTGGCTGATCTTCCTGCGCCACCAGAACCGCTACACCGCGCAGCCCGGCGCGTTGCTGGCGACCGGTTTCGCCTGGGGGTTCTGTGCGGCGGCGTTCTGGATCGCGCTGCCCGCCAACACCGCGATGCTGGAGATCTGGACCAAGCTGCTCGGGCCGGCCGGGGCCAGCACCTGGGGCGCCGGGCTGACCGCGCCGATCAACGAGGAGTGGGGCAAGGGCCTGGGCCTGATCCTGCTCATCGGGCTGGCCCCGCGGCTGGTCCGCAGCGGCTACGACGGCTTCATCATCGGGGCGTTCATCGGCCTCGGCTTCCAGGTGTCCGAGGACATCCTGTACGCCTACAACAACGCCACCGCGACGTTCGGCGTGGGGCAGGTGGAGTCGTCGCTCTACATCCTCGCGCTGCGCGGGTTCGTCGGCATCACCTCGCACGCCCTGTTCAGCGCCGTCTTCTGCGCCGGCGTCATGTGGATCCTGGGCCGCGCGCCGGGCGAACGGCACGTGGGTCGCGGGCTGGCGGCGTGCCTGGCCGCGATGGTCCTGCACTTCGCGTGGGACGACGCCGGCGGGCTGTTCGCCTGGAACGACTTCCTGCTCCTGGCCGCGCCCTACCTGCTGCTGATGCCGCTGGCGATCGTGGTGCTGCTGGTCGTGCGGAGGCTGGCCTCGCGCACCGAGCGGATGTGGATGCGTGAACTGCTCGCCCCCGAGGTGGAGGCCGGGGTTGTGGACAACGAGCTGCTGGCCGCGGTGAGCGGTCTGCACAAGGACCGCCGGCACTTCCGCAAGCTTGTCCGCAACCGCCGCCGGGCCGACCTGCTGATCGAGAGCGCCGGGGATCTGGCCCAGGAGATCGCGGCGGCCGGCGGCGCGGAGACCCCGCGGGTCGCCCACGCCCGGCGGGAGCTGCTGCGCCTGCGCGGAGCCGCGGCATGA
- the glgX gene encoding glycogen debranching protein GlgX encodes MKIWPGNPYPLGATYDGGGTNFALFSELAERVELCLFDEDGNETRIDLPEREALVWHGYLPRIVPGQRYGYRVHGPYDPSRGLRCNPSKLLLDPYAKAIDGRNDWNEALFAYRFGDPGSRNEDDSAPYAQKSVVINPFFDWGNDRPLRIPFHQTVIYEAHVKGMTERHPDIPDDVRGTYSGLAHPAMIKHFKNLGVTAVELMPVHQFVHDSTLIDRGLTNYWGYNTIGFFAPHNGYASFGGHGGQVQEFKSMVKTLHQAGIEVILDVVYNHTAEGNHLGPTLSFRGIDNPAYYRLVDDDKQYYYDTTGTGNSLNVRHHESLRLIMDSLRYWVTEMHVDGFRFDLAAALAREFHAVDRLAAFFDLVNQDPIVSQVKLIAEPWDVGDGGYQVGGFPPLWTEWNGRYRDSVRDFWRGEPASLGEFASRFTGSSDLYEIDGRRPIASINFVTAHDGFTLNDLVSYNEKHNDANGEDNRDGESHNRSWNVGVEGPTDDPDIVALRERQKRNFLATLLLSQGVPMISHGDELGRTQGGNNNVYCQDNEISWVDWTDARNQDVLTGFTRRLTELRAKHPIFRRRRFFTGEPIGDDKVPDIAWLRRDGQPMTEADWNTRSGMTMTVFLNGHGIPERDALGEVITDDSFLLLFNPLGENVEFTLPDRSFGRTWEIVVNTADPLLAVRRKTAKAASQLEVMGHTLVVLRCRY; translated from the coding sequence ATGAAGATCTGGCCCGGGAACCCCTACCCGCTGGGTGCGACCTACGACGGTGGGGGGACGAACTTCGCCCTTTTCTCGGAGCTCGCCGAGCGGGTCGAACTGTGTCTGTTCGACGAAGACGGCAACGAGACACGAATCGACCTGCCCGAGCGGGAGGCGCTCGTCTGGCACGGCTACCTGCCCCGGATCGTGCCGGGCCAGCGCTACGGCTACCGCGTTCACGGGCCCTACGACCCGTCGCGCGGGCTGCGCTGCAACCCCAGCAAACTGCTGCTCGACCCGTACGCCAAGGCCATCGACGGGCGTAACGACTGGAACGAGGCGCTGTTCGCGTACCGGTTCGGCGACCCCGGTTCCCGCAACGAGGACGATTCCGCCCCGTACGCGCAGAAGTCGGTCGTCATCAACCCGTTCTTCGACTGGGGAAACGACCGGCCGCTGCGCATTCCGTTCCACCAGACGGTCATCTACGAGGCGCACGTCAAAGGCATGACCGAACGGCACCCGGACATTCCCGACGACGTCCGGGGCACGTACTCCGGCCTGGCCCACCCCGCGATGATCAAGCACTTCAAGAACCTCGGGGTGACCGCGGTCGAGTTGATGCCGGTGCACCAGTTCGTGCACGACAGCACCCTCATCGACCGCGGCCTGACCAATTACTGGGGCTACAACACCATCGGCTTCTTCGCGCCGCACAACGGATACGCCTCGTTCGGCGGGCACGGCGGGCAGGTGCAGGAATTCAAATCGATGGTCAAAACGCTGCACCAGGCCGGCATCGAAGTGATTCTCGACGTGGTCTACAACCACACCGCGGAAGGCAACCACCTCGGGCCGACCCTGTCGTTCCGCGGCATCGACAATCCCGCCTACTACCGGCTCGTCGACGACGACAAGCAGTACTACTACGACACCACCGGCACCGGGAACAGCCTCAACGTGCGCCACCACGAATCGCTGCGGCTCATCATGGACTCGCTGCGCTACTGGGTCACCGAGATGCACGTCGACGGTTTCCGGTTCGACCTGGCGGCCGCGCTGGCCCGCGAATTCCACGCCGTCGACCGGCTGGCCGCGTTCTTCGACCTGGTCAACCAGGACCCGATCGTGTCGCAGGTCAAGCTGATCGCCGAGCCGTGGGACGTCGGGGACGGCGGTTACCAGGTCGGCGGATTCCCTCCCCTGTGGACCGAATGGAACGGGCGCTACCGCGACTCGGTCCGTGACTTCTGGCGAGGTGAGCCGGCCTCCCTGGGTGAATTCGCGTCACGGTTCACCGGCAGTTCCGACCTGTACGAGATCGACGGGCGGCGCCCCATCGCGTCGATCAACTTCGTCACCGCGCACGACGGCTTCACACTCAACGACCTGGTGTCGTACAACGAGAAGCACAACGACGCCAACGGCGAGGACAACCGCGACGGCGAAAGCCACAACCGTTCGTGGAACGTGGGTGTCGAAGGACCGACCGACGACCCGGACATCGTGGCCCTGCGGGAACGGCAGAAACGCAACTTCCTGGCCACCCTGCTGTTGTCGCAGGGCGTACCGATGATTTCGCACGGCGATGAACTCGGGCGCACCCAGGGCGGCAACAACAACGTCTATTGCCAGGACAACGAGATCAGCTGGGTCGACTGGACCGACGCCCGCAATCAGGACGTGCTGACCGGATTCACGCGCCGGCTCACCGAACTGCGGGCCAAGCACCCCATTTTCCGGCGGCGCCGCTTCTTCACCGGCGAACCGATCGGCGACGACAAGGTGCCCGACATCGCCTGGCTGCGCCGCGACGGCCAACCGATGACCGAAGCCGACTGGAACACCCGCAGCGGCATGACGATGACGGTGTTCCTCAACGGGCACGGCATCCCGGAACGAGACGCGCTCGGGGAGGTCATCACCGACGACTCGTTCCTGCTGCTGTTCAATCCGCTGGGCGAGAACGTCGAATTCACGCTGCCCGATCGCAGTTTCGGGCGTACGTGGGAGATCGTGGTGAACACCGCCGATCCGTTGCTGGCGGTGCGCCGCAAAACCGCGAAGGCGGCATCCCAACTCGAAGTGATGGGGCATACGTTGGTTGTCCTGCGGTGCCGATACTGA